The Candidatus Bathyarchaeota archaeon genome includes the window CGAATTCGCCGACAACTATCTTCTCTTCTAGTTCCTTTTCAGTTAGCTTCTCTGCCTCCTCAACCGTTATGCTTTGCTTCTTTAACCAAAGAAGCATCTCTCCAGCGTTCTTGAAACCAACACGGCGACCATAAGCAGTTGGGCACTGACTTACTGCTTCAACGAAGCTGAAACCTTTCGTGGTTAACGCCTTCTTAATGGCTTCTTTTAGCTGATTTACGTGCGCTGTAGTCGACCGTGCAGCATAACATGCTCCCGCAGAGACGACGAGGTGAACGGCGTCTAAGGGGCGTTCAAAGCCGCCGTAAGGAGTAGTAGTGGTTTTCGTCTTCAAAGGAGTTGTTGCAGCAACTTGTCCACCAGTCATGCCATAAATCATATTGTTCACCATAATCACGGTAATATCAAGGTTTCTTCTCGCCGCGTGGATCAAATGGCTTAACCCTATTCCGACAATGTCACCGTCGCCGCCAAAAACAACCACATCCAAGTCAGGTCGCATAAGCTTGATGCCGGTCGCGACTGGAATGCTTCGCCCATGTGTAGTATGGATAGAATCTGCCTTAAAGTGTGGTGATGGAATCCACGAAGAACAACCGATGCCGCTGCAGAAGACGAATCCTTGGAGATCTCGGTGACCAAGCTCGTGAACAGCCCTGAGAAAACAAGTAGCCACGGTAGTGCCGCCGCATCCTGCACAGAAGGGGAACCGTATATCTCGAAGATAATTTTTGCTGGAAAAAGCTTCGCTCATTGTTTCTCCACGCTCCTTTTGATTTCATAAAAAAGTTCCTCAGGCGTCAACATTTCTCCGCCACCAATCTTGTTAACAGAAACAACTTCTGCAGCACCACAAACAACTCTCTGTACCTCAAAGAAAATCTGCTGCAAGTTCATCTCAGGTACAATAATTGTCTCAGCTTTCTGCGCCATCATTTGGATGGGTTTTTCAGGAAAAGGCCAAATCGTCTTCAACCTAATAAAACCAGCTTTAATCCCGCTCTCTGTGGCCATTTCTACTGCCTTATAAACTGCACGAGAAGTACTTCCAAAAGTGACAACGCCAACCTCGCAGCTATCCATATTAAAGGCTTCGAAATCCGTTAATGATTCAGCGTTATTCCTGATTTTTCCGACAAGCCGCGTTACAAGACGGCGGTGAACTTCCGGGTCTGCTGTGAAACGCATTCCAAACTCGTCGTGAGTTGAACCCGTCACAGCAACGTTGTGACCTTCACCTATGGACGGCATAGGTGGTACCTCCTCACCACCAAAGAATGACTCGTCTCCAGGTTTCGGCTTCCGTCTGTCAATGATCTCTATTTCTTCTAGAGGTGATACAGACATTTGCTCTCTCATGTGAGCTACAATTTCGTCACCAAGTAAAATAACGGGTGTGCGATATTTCTCAGCCAGATTAAAAGCACGAACGGTTAGGTCAAACATTTCCTGCACCGAATTCGGAGATAACACAATAGATGCATAGTCCCCATGGGTGCCCCAGCGAGCCTGCATAACATCGCCTTGACCACACTTCGTAGCCTGTCCCGTGCTTGGTCCAGCTCTTTGGATATCAGCTATAACGCATGGAGTTTCAGTCATGAAAGCATATCCAATGTTTTCTTGCATGAGACTGAAGCCAGGACCAGAAGTTGCGGTCATCACCTTGGCGCCTGTCCAGCTTGCTCCAATCAAAGCCGCCATCGAAGCTATTTCATCTTCCATTTGAATCATGATTCCATCAACTTGTGGAAGACGCTTTGCCATGTGCTCAGCGATTTCACTGGCGGGAGTAATCGGGTAGCCAGCAAAAAATCTGCATCCAGCAATGATTGCAGCTTCGGCTAAGGCTTTGTTTCCTTGCATGAAATGCATGCCTGGAGAGAATTGTTTAGCCATTCTCGTATCTCCTAGGTGTTTTGTTTGTGTCCACTGTCTAGCTTAAAGATTTATCTGAATAGCTAAAAACCTATGTAGAATAGTTGCGTGCTACTGTCTTCTTCGAATCATAACCACAATAATTGCTACCGTAACCGCTGCGCCGACACCAGCATAAATATACATCGAATACTTGATCATGAAAGAAGGTTCTACGACAACAAACTGAAAGATATCGCTGAAGGATTCATATCGCACGTCGTCTTCCACGAACTGTGCTTGTACACTCCAAGGGCCAAGAAACGGTGGTCTAAAGCTGGCAGAGAAGTTTCCGTCTGCTTGTGTGTAGCAGATTTGTTCAGCTATCGAACCGTTTGAAGATGTGAAAACTAGTTTTACACGTGCATCCTCACTTTCTGGCGCGGGTCGCGCGAAGCCGTTTATTGACATGTTTTCTCCAAGCGCTATGGCTTCACTGTTTAAAGTGAAATTCACATGGGTTGGGTGCTTTACTGTGTAGCTGCCGTTAAGGTTCATCATGTTATCGAGGAAATCAAAGGCTTCCACATGATAATCCACGGTTATGCCAGCTTCTTGTCCAGAAATTGTTCTGTTGCAAGTGCGGTTGCTTACCAGCATCTCTGTAACAGTGGATGTGTTCCAGTTGTTGATGGAATAGTAGAGGAAAGCTTGCTGAATGTTGGAGTTGTTTGAAACTGCGGTGATAACGGTTTCGTTGTTTGGATAGACTTTCTGAATGGGAGTTGCTAGTTGTAACACCGAATCGCCAAAGTTTGTTTTAATCCTGAAACTCACGTTTCCAGTGCCAAATTCGCCGATTAAAACGAGGTGGTAGAGACTTTCTTCCTTGTACGGCGTTGTGTAGTTGATTAACATGTCTTGTCCAAAATACTCGCAGCTCGCATAAGCTTCGCCTCTAGGACCTTCGCTGTCTAGGTTGTATCCGCCAAAAGAACCACTTATTTCGCCATAGAGTCCAGGCTCCCAAGCCAAGGGAACATCATTCAACCGTTCGCCTATATTGTTTGCAGGGTTTGCCATAAGATACAGTCTTGCCTCGTACATATCCAAAGTGTCAGGTACTTCGACTTGAATTTCAATGCGTTCGCTGCTGGCAGTGAACTCGTATGCCCAGCTAGTGTTTTCCACGGGCATGTTTCCCTGTTTTCCTTCGATGAAACGGCTGTGCCACATATTTGGTTTGACATGCTCAATCGCCATGAGTGTGGCGGGGTCTGCAGCTTGGCTTTCTCTGGGGTCGTTTCGGATGACGAAGCTGTAGTTGCCCGAATACTTTGGCGTGAAAAAAGGCTGGTCTACGGTGGTTCCTAAGTGTTCAGGCAAGCCGGCGGCTTCAGTGTGATAGCCCTCTAGTTCTCCTTGGGGGTTGTAGACGTATAGGTCGTAGTCGGTTTCTGGTGTAGCCTCGTCATTTATCCAATCTCCGTAGCAATAGACGTGATAAGTGTGATTTGCGGCTAAGGTGTAGACATATGTCGAGTTGGCGCCAATTTGAATCTGAGACGCATTAATCTTCATGGGGCTAACTGGTCTGCGCGTAAAAGTCCAGTTGCCATAAGGTGGCTCGTTGATGTAGGTAAAAGTCCAATCCTTCTCGTAGATAAGACCTGAGGCGATGATGGTAAGCGAAGAGGCTAAAATACAGGCTAGCAGAGGCAAGAACATCAGCGTTTTAGCTACCTTCATGGACAATGGTTGTTCCTTCGCACAGTGAAACTTCATATCTAGGTTGTTATGTGAGGGCAATAATCATTATGAAGAAGCGGTAAGGATTCTGAATCAGAATCGAATCGCAAATTGAAGATTTCTTTTGGAAACATATTTACCCTTGTACATTAGCTAGGTTAAGCATAGGTGAAAACACGTTTGGATAAGGACATAGTGGACTATGCATTGAATTATGCCCGAAGCAAGAAAGTCGAGTACGCAGAAGCAAGAGCCCACAGCACAAAACACGAAGAACTGGTGATTAAAAACGGTGCTCTAGACGCTTTTGTCTCAACTTTCGACAGCGGGTTCTGTGTAAGAATACTAGCCAATGGCGGACTTGGTTTTGCGTCAACTAACAAATGGACAAAAGATGAAGTAAAAACAGTCGTGGAGACGGCGTACAGGTTTGCCCTGATGGCAAGGCGCAAAGACAAGATTACCTTTGCAGACGAAAAAGGCGTCAAAACGAAATGGAGTGTTGAACAGAAAGAAAAGATTGAAGATATTCCGCCGGAAAAGAAGATAGATGAGTTGATGGAAATCGACAAAACCCTTGCGTCTCAAGAAATTAAAATTCCTGGAAGAATTATGGTTTGCTCAATAAACCTCATAGAAAAATACTTTGTGAACTCTGAAGGTTCAGCAATTTCGTCCTTCGTGCCACAAATAGCAGCCTTCGCCTTCATAACCGTAGTTGAAAATGGCAAGCCAGAACAAGCTTACAAGCAATTTGGACGTAGCGGAGGATGGGAATCTTTTGACGAGTGGAAGATGACTGAGGCACTGCTCCATGACGCGAAGGTTCTGCAAAAGTTAATCAAAGAAGGAAAAGCTGTCAAACCTGGAAAGATGGATTTAGTTTGCGGAAGAGAAGTTACAGGCATTGCCTCCCACGAGTCTTGTGGGCACCCAATTGAAGCAGATCGCATACTCGGACGAGAAATGAGCCAGGCAGGACGTTCCTTCATATATCTTGGAGGTCCATACTGGATAGGGACTAGAATTGGCAACGACATAGTGACCATAGTAGATGACCCAACTGTAAAAAACAGTTATGGCTACTATGAGTATGATGACGAAGGAATCAAAGCAAGACAAAGATACCTGTATAAAGATGGCATAATAAACGAGTTCCTACAGAACAGAGAAACTGCAGCCAAACTTGGCACGAGAAGTAACGGTTCTTCTAGGGCAAATAGTTATTCTAGAGAAGCCATTGTGCGAATGGCGAACACCTTCTTGCTGCCTGGCGACTGGACAGAAGAAGAAATTATCGAAGATGTAAAACATGGAATCTACATGAAATCCTTCACAGAATGGAACATAGACGATAGACGCTTCAATCAACGCTATGTAGGCAAAGAGGCCTACCTAATAGAAAACGGAGAACTGAAACATCCGGTTGCAAGACCTGTTATCGAAACCTCTACCAAGACTTGGTGGAGCAGTGTTGACGCTATATCTAAAAAGGTTGAATTTGACGCGGCAACATGTGGTAAAGGCGACCCGATGCAGGGAATTCCGGTCTATACAGGCGGTCCAGTTATTCGTTTAGGAGAGGTGTACGTAAAATGAGCGAAGTCTTAGCGAAAACAGAAGCCATAATAAAGAAAGGTAAAACTCTAGGCGCAGATGAAGTTCTCGCCAAAACAACCTTTGGACTGTACAGACAAACACGGTTCAGCAACAACCAAATAGACATCACAGTGGCATGGAACGACTATGTAACAGACGTTGCACTAGCATGGAACAAACGATTAGTCGCGACCCAAATACGAAACTTCCAAAACACAGACAAAACCATAGAACAACTATTCAAGCTAGCTAAGGTGTCAAAGGAAAACCCAACGTACGGCGGAATAGCCAAAGGTACATTCAAATACCCAAAGGCAACGGCAGACAAGAAGCTCCGAGAACTGGAAAACCCCTCTGAATACGTCTTCGAGGCTATAGAAGCAGCAGAAAAAGAAGCCGGAGAAGTCGACGCGGGAGGCATCCTCTACACGAAGTATGAAGACGTTTACCTTGTCTCTTCTGAAGGTCCGACTGGGCAAGATGCAAGGTCGGCAATCGAGTTGTCAATCAGAGCGTTCTCGCAGAGAGGCGCCTCAGGACACGGCGTAGACTGTTGTTCGTCACTAAAGGATTTCAACCCTTCTAAAGCTGGAGAAAAAGCTGGCAAAATCGCGAAGTTAGCTAGGAATCCAAAGCAAGGCGAGGATGGCAGATATGACGTTATCTTTGACCCACTGTTCTTTGGTTCAATGTTGGGCACTTGGGGTGGAATGGCATCTGCGTATAGCGTTATGATTCAGTTGTCGGTGTTTGTGAAGAAACTTGGCCAGAAAGTTGCGTCTGACATAGTTACACTGCGGGATAAACCTGCCGAGTACTCGGTAAATAATCGTGTCTTTGATGATGAAGGTTTTCCTGTTCAGGAGAACGTATTCATAGATAAAGGCGTGCTTAAGACATACCTTCACAATACGTCAACTGCAAAAATCTTCAAGACTAAAACAACGGGCAACGCTGGATTGGTGCAGCCGGCAGCGTGGAACATTGAAATGGATCCAGGCGATATGAGCAAAGATGAGCTTTTCAGCCAAGTAAAACGTGGCTTGTACCTCACTAACACGTGGTATACCCGATTTCAAAACTACGCAACTGGAGACTTTTCCACAATCCCGCGAGACGGTATATTCCTAATAGAAAACGGTGAGATTAAGCAGTCATTGAAAGACTTGCGGCTAAGCGACAACGCCCTTAGACTACTAAGCCAAATCACAGGTATATCAAAGGAAAGGCAGCATGTACATTGGTGGCTTGAAGCTGAACCCCCATCACTAGCGCCATACGTTCTGGCAAAAGACATACAATTAACAAGGCCAAAGTAACCGCTTTTTTCCCTTTTCCTTTTGCAAAAATCTTAAACACGCAAGAGTGGTTGGTGAGGAACAGAGGGTTTTCCGTGAAAATAATGTTTGAAAAGATAGTGAAAGATGAACTTTCCGGAGAAGTTGCCAAATCTTACGTCGCCCAAATCACCTGTTTCCACCGAATTCAAGCATCCACAATGTTTCACAAAGCCGCTGAATACGTCAGAGACACACTGTACAGTCTCGGTTTCAAAGATGCCAAAATCGAACAATTCACCTCAGATGGCGCTAAAAAATATTGGACGTGGACTTCTCCAATTGGCTGGGAAGTCAAAAGCGCCGAACTACACTTAGTTGAACCTGAAAAGAAGCTCATTGTCAGATACGAAGATGTGCCCACGTGTCTCCACGCTTATAGTAGAGCCACACCAACTGAAGGCATAACAGCCGAGCTAATTGATGTAGGCGAAGGAACCAAGCCAAAACATTATGAGGGAAAGGACGTAAGAGGCAAATTCGTTTTGGCAACTGGTAGAGCAAAAAAGGTTCATGAACAAGCAGTCTACAAGTATGGCGCCGCTGGGGTCATAACTGACACCATAACGCATGAGATGGAAAACGTTCGGGAAAGCGTTGACATACCTGATGCCCACGCCTACCAATCCATCTGGCCTACAAAGGAAGAATTAAACAAGGTGAGTTTCGGTTTTTCCCTCAGTAAGCGACAAGGAAACCACTTGCGAGCTTTACTCAAAGCCGACAAGTCTGTAATGTTGAAAGCCAAAGTCGACGCGAAACTATTCCCCGGCAACTTAGACGTCGTAACAGCTACAATACAAGGCAACCTAAAGCCAAACGAAGAAATCTTTCTAGTTGCACATCTCTGTCATCCAAAACCAAGCGCAAACGACAACGCCTCTGGCAGCGGCTTACTTCTAGAAATCGCCCGCGCCATACAAAGGCTTATAGAGTCTGGCAAAATTGAGAGACCAGCAAGAACCATACGCTTTCTTTGGGTACCGGAAACTTTCGGTACAATCGCGTTTCTATATCACCATGAAGATTTAGCGCCCAAGTTAGTAGCTGGTATAAACCTTGACATGGTAGGTCAAAATCAAGAGCTCTGCAAGTCTACTCTCAACCTAGACAAAACTCCAGATTCTAATCCATCGTACCTAAACGACTACGTTTTCAGCCTCCTTGAACGCTCAGTAGAGGCGTTTGACCCGAAAACAGCATTTGGCTCAGCATCCACATTCCGATACTCCATCAACGCCTTCAGCGGTGGAAGCGACCATGCAGAATTCAACGACTCCACCTTTGGCGTTCCATGCATCATGCTGCTTCAGTGGCCAGACCTTTACTACCATTCAAGCATGGATTCAATTGACAAAGTTAGCGAAAACAGCTTAAAACGTGTCGGCTGGATAGCCATGGTTGCAGCCTTAACCCTTGCCAACGCCACTGTTGGAGATGCAATTTTCATGGCAAACCTAACGAGGTGGGGAGCGATGGCTAGAGTGCGGGAAGCAGCCGAAGAAGCTGTTACAACTTTGTTCCAGAAGAAGAACAGCTTTGACTCTGCCGAGTTGGCAGAAGAACTTGCCAAAACAGCATTCAACTTCAAGAATAAAGTGGAGCATATAGTTTGGCGGGAAAAAAAGGCAATAAACTCGGTGAAAAGGC containing:
- a CDS encoding TldD/PmbA family protein, with amino-acid sequence MSEVLAKTEAIIKKGKTLGADEVLAKTTFGLYRQTRFSNNQIDITVAWNDYVTDVALAWNKRLVATQIRNFQNTDKTIEQLFKLAKVSKENPTYGGIAKGTFKYPKATADKKLRELENPSEYVFEAIEAAEKEAGEVDAGGILYTKYEDVYLVSSEGPTGQDARSAIELSIRAFSQRGASGHGVDCCSSLKDFNPSKAGEKAGKIAKLARNPKQGEDGRYDVIFDPLFFGSMLGTWGGMASAYSVMIQLSVFVKKLGQKVASDIVTLRDKPAEYSVNNRVFDDEGFPVQENVFIDKGVLKTYLHNTSTAKIFKTKTTGNAGLVQPAAWNIEMDPGDMSKDELFSQVKRGLYLTNTWYTRFQNYATGDFSTIPRDGIFLIENGEIKQSLKDLRLSDNALRLLSQITGISKERQHVHWWLEAEPPSLAPYVLAKDIQLTRPK
- a CDS encoding TldD/PmbA family protein; this translates as MKTRLDKDIVDYALNYARSKKVEYAEARAHSTKHEELVIKNGALDAFVSTFDSGFCVRILANGGLGFASTNKWTKDEVKTVVETAYRFALMARRKDKITFADEKGVKTKWSVEQKEKIEDIPPEKKIDELMEIDKTLASQEIKIPGRIMVCSINLIEKYFVNSEGSAISSFVPQIAAFAFITVVENGKPEQAYKQFGRSGGWESFDEWKMTEALLHDAKVLQKLIKEGKAVKPGKMDLVCGREVTGIASHESCGHPIEADRILGREMSQAGRSFIYLGGPYWIGTRIGNDIVTIVDDPTVKNSYGYYEYDDEGIKARQRYLYKDGIINEFLQNRETAAKLGTRSNGSSRANSYSREAIVRMANTFLLPGDWTEEEIIEDVKHGIYMKSFTEWNIDDRRFNQRYVGKEAYLIENGELKHPVARPVIETSTKTWWSSVDAISKKVEFDAATCGKGDPMQGIPVYTGGPVIRLGEVYVK
- a CDS encoding 2-oxoacid:acceptor oxidoreductase subunit alpha, with protein sequence MAKQFSPGMHFMQGNKALAEAAIIAGCRFFAGYPITPASEIAEHMAKRLPQVDGIMIQMEDEIASMAALIGASWTGAKVMTATSGPGFSLMQENIGYAFMTETPCVIADIQRAGPSTGQATKCGQGDVMQARWGTHGDYASIVLSPNSVQEMFDLTVRAFNLAEKYRTPVILLGDEIVAHMREQMSVSPLEEIEIIDRRKPKPGDESFFGGEEVPPMPSIGEGHNVAVTGSTHDEFGMRFTADPEVHRRLVTRLVGKIRNNAESLTDFEAFNMDSCEVGVVTFGSTSRAVYKAVEMATESGIKAGFIRLKTIWPFPEKPIQMMAQKAETIIVPEMNLQQIFFEVQRVVCGAAEVVSVNKIGGGEMLTPEELFYEIKRSVEKQ
- a CDS encoding DUF4910 domain-containing protein encodes the protein MFEKIVKDELSGEVAKSYVAQITCFHRIQASTMFHKAAEYVRDTLYSLGFKDAKIEQFTSDGAKKYWTWTSPIGWEVKSAELHLVEPEKKLIVRYEDVPTCLHAYSRATPTEGITAELIDVGEGTKPKHYEGKDVRGKFVLATGRAKKVHEQAVYKYGAAGVITDTITHEMENVRESVDIPDAHAYQSIWPTKEELNKVSFGFSLSKRQGNHLRALLKADKSVMLKAKVDAKLFPGNLDVVTATIQGNLKPNEEIFLVAHLCHPKPSANDNASGSGLLLEIARAIQRLIESGKIERPARTIRFLWVPETFGTIAFLYHHEDLAPKLVAGINLDMVGQNQELCKSTLNLDKTPDSNPSYLNDYVFSLLERSVEAFDPKTAFGSASTFRYSINAFSGGSDHAEFNDSTFGVPCIMLLQWPDLYYHSSMDSIDKVSENSLKRVGWIAMVAALTLANATVGDAIFMANLTRWGAMARVREAAEEAVTTLFQKKNSFDSAELAEELAKTAFNFKNKVEHIVWREKKAINSVKRLGGSPELENIITKYTEDIERYSQLEIERFKETLAHATKMAKITLPTQLKESEAVREAKILTPKRLFKGPLNVDALKKALGEKEYEWYEKIGKKDKGFRKKTYEILNFMDGKRTVYKITRAVSAEYGETSAEHVLKFVHDLEKANFVSLADS
- a CDS encoding thiamine pyrophosphate-dependent enzyme, which gives rise to MSEAFSSKNYLRDIRFPFCAGCGGTTVATCFLRAVHELGHRDLQGFVFCSGIGCSSWIPSPHFKADSIHTTHGRSIPVATGIKLMRPDLDVVVFGGDGDIVGIGLSHLIHAARRNLDITVIMVNNMIYGMTGGQVAATTPLKTKTTTTPYGGFERPLDAVHLVVSAGACYAARSTTAHVNQLKEAIKKALTTKGFSFVEAVSQCPTAYGRRVGFKNAGEMLLWLKKQSITVEEAEKLTEKELEEKIVVGEFASRRHPSLTENIRAMSKEAKRR